The following DNA comes from Hordeum vulgare subsp. vulgare chromosome 3H, MorexV3_pseudomolecules_assembly, whole genome shotgun sequence.
ATAGGATTTGAACAAAATTTAATGTATGAGTTAAACAGACCTGGATATTTTCACTGCTTAATAACCAAAATGGGATAGATCAACTACGGTAACTAAAGATGACTTGATTACGCTTTCACTAGTTCACATTTTGCCAGCTAAGTGAATGAAAAGGGAAATCTTAAAGGATCTAAGAGCTTACAAAACAGTATTTTCCTAATTATAACATAAACCAAGTCAAAGAGACAGAGTGAATACAACTAGGAGAAGATAATTaccgcaacaccaccaccacgatgGTAGTCCATAGTCAAGGTCTCTGCTGTTCTTTTGCCCTCATCATAGCAACTTCTAACACCTGAAAAAAGACCAGGGTTTAATCCTCTGGAGGTAATATGAGGTGCTGAGCAGTGAGCACAATGAAGTGGTATAAACTAATAATGCAGTACCTATAGGATTAACATGCCCCCAATAAGTCTCCTTCTGCGGATGCTCAAGTGGGTCACCATAAACTTCACTTGTGCTGGTCAACAAGAACCTTGCACCAATTCGCTTTGCCAGACCCAACATATTCAAGGTTCCCATGACATTTGTCTTGTGCTAATTGTTAAGGGGACAAATTATACTATATATCACTGAAGCACAATAAGAGTACTTTCAAATGATAGTGAAATAAATCTAGTGAGTACTCcccctgtaaactaatataagagtgtgtaGATAaataaaatagtgatctaaacactcttaaattagtttacggagggagtacaaaataaGAGAAATCTCACAACTGATCGTCTAAGGCAGTATCAAATCTGAGAAAACAGTTATGACCCGCTTGGGATCGGTGTATTCtaatgcagaggtgtttaacttaCACCTGTATTCTACCGGCCGCTGAGTAATTTTCAACTAGAAACAAAACAACGGGGCGAGAGGTGTATCTTTTACAGATGTATTTGAAAGTAGAACGACAATCCAAACAGAGCCTTAGGTGCACCATAGCAGACAATTATTTGTTCGAGATCCCCTATTGGAAATGTAAGTTCTTGATGCAAAAAGTGGTAAATTAATGAAACAGAGCGCTCCTAAGACCAAGCAAAACAGCCAAACAACCACCGCGTGCGCTTGATCCGGGCCAGAACCCTCACTATTGTGCCCGATCTGCATCCAGCATACATCCTACCAACCGCACAAAAAGAAGATCGAAATCAAGTCGCTATCAATGTAAGcaaatcaaacagtatgtatAGATCCAGGCGTCAAGAAGGATATGATCGTCTTGATGGGGTTGTATTTGTAGTGCACGGGCGATGCGGGGCACGCGAGGTGGTAGATCCGGTCGACCTCGAGAAGGATGGGCTCGACGACGTCGTGTCGGAGCAGCTCGAACCTGGGGTTCCGCAGGTGGTGCGCGACGTTCTCCTTCCTCCCGGTGAAGAAGTTGTCCACCACGATCACGCTGTCCCCCTGCTCCAGCAGCCTGTCGACGAGGTGGCTGCCCACGAAGCCCGCCCCGCCGGTGACGACGACGCGGCGGGGCGGCGGGCGGAAACCCGCGGGGACGCCGCGGGGGTCGGACGAGTGGGCGACGAAGGAGAAGATGGGGCTGCGGTCGGCGGCGTTGGAGGCCGACAGGGAGAAGAGGTAggggcggaggaggaagaaggaggtggCGATGAGCGCGCCGAGGAGGACGAAGAGGAGGCGCTGCTCGCGGAGGAGGTAGCCGACCCAGGTGCGCGGCCCGGGGCGCGCGGGCTTGGAGATCTTGGACGCCGGCGCGTGCGCCGGCGACGGCGCGTGGGTGGGGGACTTGTGGAGCTGCTTCATGGCGGGAGAgcggcggggaggaggcggtGTTTGGTGCGGTGGGTTGCTGGTGGGGGGAGGCCAAGAAAACGAGCTCGAGGGTGCGAGGAGGGATTCTCCATTTGTTGCcaattggtcctccaacatttcccttt
Coding sequences within:
- the LOC123444955 gene encoding UDP-glucuronic acid decarboxylase 1-like, which produces MKQLHKSPTHAPSPAHAPASKISKPARPGPRTWVGYLLREQRLLFVLLGALIATSFFLLRPYLFSLSASNAADRSPIFSFVAHSSDPRGVPAGFRPPPRRVVVTGGAGFVGSHLVDRLLEQGDSVIVVDNFFTGRKENVAHHLRNPRFELLRHDVVEPILLEVDRIYHLACPASPVHYKYNPIKTIKTNVMGTLNMLGLAKRIGARFLLTSTSEVYGDPLEHPQKETYWGHVNPIGVRSCYDEGKRTAETLTMDYHRGGGVAVRIARIFNTYGPRMCLDDGRVVSNFVAQALRKHPMTVYGDGKQTRSFQYVSDLVAGLMALMESDHIGPFNLGNPGEFTMLELAEVVKETIDPMSTIEFKPNTADDPHMRKPDITKAKQMLGWEPKVSLKEGLPLMVTDFRKRILDE